The genomic stretch ACTATATTTACGCAGAACCATATGGAGCAACTCTTATTCTTGCCCCCTGGAATTATCCATTTAATTTGTCCCTGGCACCGTTAGTCGGTGCAATGGCAGCGGGAAACTGTGCTGTGATTAAATGCTCAAAAAGCAGTATCCATACAGCAAAAATAATCAGACAGATAATTAACGAAACCTATCCATCAAAATACGTTTATTGTGCGGACCCGGAAATAGACTATGATGAGGTGGTGTATCAGAAATATGACTATATTTTCTTTACCGGAAGTCCAGCTATCGGCAAAGTTATCATGAAAGCTGCCAGTGAGAACCTTACACCCGTGTCTCTGGAGCTTGGAGGTAAAAGTCCCTGTATCATTGATGAAACAGCTAATTTAAGATTAGCGGCTAAACGTATAGTATGGGGAAAGTTCTTAAATGCTGGGCAGACCTGTATAACCATAGACTATATCGTTGTGGATGAGCGGGTAAAAGAGACCTTTGTCCTATATTTACAGGAAGAAATCGAAAAACGCTATAAAGATGCTGAAAACAAGGAGGGTTATCCCAATATAATAAATAAGCACCATTACGAACGGTTATGTAAACTTATTGATGAGGAAAAGGTAGTGATTGGAGGGAGAAGAAATGCCGAGAGCAGGAAAATAGCACCAACAATATTACCGGAAGCAGATTTTGACCATGAGGTTATGGAAGAAGAAATCTTTGGTCCTATACTGCCAGTCATAGGTTATACTAAACTGGAACATATGATTAAGATAATAAAAGAGAGACCTAAACCATTAGCCTGCTATATTTTTACAGAGAATAAAAAGACGGCTGACAGGCTCATATCTGAAATATCATATGGTGGAGGCTGTGTTAACGATGTACTTTTGCATATTGCCAATCATCATATGCCCTTTGGTGGTATTGGTTACAGTGGTATGGGAGGATATCATGGGAAATATAGCTTTGAGACCTTCTCTCATAAGAAAAGTGTCATTGAGAATAAAACAACGCTGGATATACCTATACGGTATGCTCCTTTTGATGAAAGAAAGTTTAAGCTGTTAAAGCGTTTTTTGTAGAGATAAGGTATTGATAATAAGCATATCTTCTCTTGTATTTATACTCAGATATGCAAGGCTGCTTTGCTAACGAGATGTCGATTCTATTTGTATTCGTCGAACGATTTGTGTCCGATTTCTGCAAATGGAACCGGCATTTTTCTATATGTACATCAGAAACAGCAGTTTGTATTTCGTCTTCTCATAATTGCATATTAATAGTAAGCTGTTTCGTACAGTTGACAGATAAGAAAAATAAGTATAAAATTAAACCAATGAATTGTATACTATCTAAATGAGAGCAATATATTTACAAAAGATTAAATTCATAAATAGGTAACTATCATTTGGTATCTTTTCATAAAGACGAGACTATTTACAAAGACTAAATGAAAAATAGTTCTAATAATAGGTAAACAAATAGAAGTGGTATTAATTTAATGTGCTATATTAAGCACTGAAAGGAGTTATAATGAAAATTGAAATATGGTCGGATTTTGCCTGCCCTTTTTGTTATTTGGGAAAGAGACGCCTTGAACTGGCATTAGAAGATTATGATAAAAAAGAGGATGTGGAGATAAGTTTTCGAAGTTTTGAGCTAGACCCCTCTGCCAAAAAGAAATATGATGAGAGCCTGCATGAACTGATCGCTGGTAAATATGGGATTAGTGTGGAGGAAGCCAAAGCCTCCAACAGTCAGATCATCAGTCAGGCAAATGAGATAGGTCTTAACTATAATTTTGAAGATATCATACCAACCAATACCTTTGACGCACATCGCCTGACCCAGTATGCAAAAACGAAAGGAAAGGGTATGGAACTGACAGAACGTATCTTCAGGGCATATTTTGAAGAATCCCTAAACATTTCTGAACATGAGATATTATCAGCGCTGGCAGAAGAGGTTGGACTATCAAAGGAAGCAGCAATGGAAGTACTGACAAGTGATAAATATGCAGAAGAAGTTAGACAGGATGAGAAATCTGCATCTCGTTACGCTGTACGAGGAGTGCCTTATTTTCTGATAGATGAAAAATACGCAGTATCAGGTGCTCAACCAACGGAAACCTTTTTACAGGTATTAAGAAAATTTGGCTGAGTATAACTTGAAAAATAGAATTATTTCGGAACGAAAGGAGATTAATAAAATGGATGACATCAGAAAAATAAAAAGAATTACAAAAGGTGAACCTGGGGTTGACGGAGCAGGAGTTAAACTGGTGCGTGTCATTGGTTACCATGATACGAAAGATTATGACCCTTTCCTGATGATGGATGCATTTGATTCCCACAACCCGGAGGATTATGTAAAAGGCTTTCCCTGGCACCCTCACAGAGGTATTGAAACCATAACCTATTTGATTGAAGGAGAAATTGAACACCAGGACTCTTTGGGTAATATCGGAACTATAAAGAATGGAGACTGCCAATGGATGACCGCAGGTTCCGGAATCATTCATCAGGAAATGCCGAAGCCTTCGAATAGAATGCTGGGGGCACAGATATGGCTTAATCTGCCTGCCAGGTATAAGATGGTAGCACCTAAGTATGGGGATATCAAGCATGAGAATATACCGTTAATCAAAGAAGAGAAGAGTACTGTCCGTATCATTGCCGGTGATTACAAGACTACCTCCGGAGCTTTTAAAGCAGAGTATGTGAAAGCAACATATCTGGATGTGGAGGTAGAGGCAAACAGCGAATGGTATTATGAAACAGAAGAAGATTCCACTGTGTTTTTATATATCCTTAATGGTGAAGGAAGTTTTGAACCCGTCAGCAATGAAGTAATAAGCGAAAAGCAGGCAGTCTTATTTGAGAAAGGGAAAAGGGTATATGTAAAGAGCAAAGAAAATGGAATCAGATTTCTGCTGCTTTCAGCGAAACCCTTAAAGGAACCAATTGCCTGGGGGGGACCTGTTGTAATGAATACAAAAGAGGAATTGAATCAAGCTTTCAGAGAACTGGATGAGGATAGCTTTATAAAATAAGGCAAGAGGAAAGATGCTATTAATTATATATTACCGGATAGAAGTTGAATGTCAGCCTCTATCCGGTTTATTTTACATAGAAGTTTGAAGAAAACAATCACAGGATAAGTGACAGGAGGTAAGAAGATACCGAAAACTAAGCTGCCTTTTGATTTGATCGTTTTTTCTTAAGTATGATCAATTGAAATATAGGAAACCGTTTAAGCTCCGCTTCATAATTCCCCAAATTCAATACCGTAAAAAAATAAACAAAAGCACCAACTGCAACAGAAAGTATAACCCCAATTCCACAGGATATCCTGGGAGATAATAGAGTAGATGAAAACAACTTATCAGTTAGTCTGTAACTTATCATTGCGGCCAGGCTCATAATAATGGCACTTAAAATAGGAATACAGAAAGTCTGCTTTATTTCCTGTATATAGCCAAGAACTCTATAGACTGCAATCAGGTTCAGGATGCAGATAATCAGAGAGTAGAGGATTATAGTGGCTATAATGGCATATATTTTTAATTCGGTAAACAATAGCAGAGGGACTAAGACTGCCATATGAATAAGTAATGCCGCACCAGAATTCATAAGTGGTACATTTACTTTGCCGATGCCCTGTAAGACACCGTTCAGAATAGTTGACATTCCGTAAAGGATAATAGAAATACTGCCTATTTGAAGTAGGTGAACTGCTAGAATATCAGAATTTGGAAATAACAGATTAAGTATTGGTTCTGCTAATGCACCGAGGCCAAAGGCAGCGGGAATAACAAACAGCATGGAGTATTTCATGCCGCTGTAAATTCTGCTCTTTACGATCTGAAATTCTTTTTTGGCAAAGGCGGTGGAAATTACCGGAACCAGAGTGGCAGACATAGAAGCAGCAATTGCAATGGGAACATTGGCTAAGGGCGAATATTTGCGGCTGAAGATGCCGTAGAGGCTGGCATCCGCTGTAATATCAATGGATTTTATCTGTACTGTTTTAAAATAAAGTTTCATATCAAATATACCAACAAAATTATAGAGACAGGTGCTGAGGATTACAGGTGTAAGCAGGGCAAAGATCAATTTGAAGGTTTCTTTGTAGGATAAGGCAGCAGTATCTGATACAACGTAAGACTTCAATTTATGCTTCCTGCGATTTACATAGAATAAAATCAGAATAAAAATTAACGCAACAGCAACACCTGCACCGGTTCCAGCAGCACCGCCAGCAGCACCGTACTCAGCTATGCCGGTTTTGCTGCCTTTTAAGAGAGATAATCTTGTCCAGGTTATGGCAAACCAAATGCTGGCTGCAGCATTTACAAGCTGTTCAAGAAGTTGGGAAATGGCTGTGGGTAGCATGGTTCCCTTAGCCTGATAATATCCACGAAAAACGCTTAAGATACCGGAGAGAAAAATAGTAGGAGCCAGGATTTTCATTGTAATAATGGATTGCTTAAAATCCACAATCCTGTCGGCAAAGAAAAAGGTAAGTAAAGAAGCTCCTCCGCCCACTAAACACACATATAACAAGGCGCATAGAAAAACTCTGCTTGCGGTGCGATGCTGGCCTATGGCAATTCTCTCTGACATGATTTTGGATAATCCCATTGGTATGCTGTAGGAACAGATAAGCAGAATAATACTGTAAACATAATAAGCGGAGGAATAATAAGTATTTCCAAGGTCGCCGATGATATTTGTTAAGGGCACACCATAGGCAACGCCAATTATCTTTACTAATATGCCTGTTATTGACAGGAACATTGCCTGTTTTACAAATCTGTTATTTCCATGTCTCATTTTGCACCCCATACTTTAGTATTTACTTTCTTGGCTGATAAAATATATTACAAACAAGCTAAAGTGATAGTTAGCCACTATTATATGCTTAATCCTGTACAGGTTTATAAAGTTGCCGGTACTCAGTCGGTGTCAGACCTTCCTTCTTCTTAAACTGTCTTATGAAATGAAGATCGCTTTCATAACCACAGAAATCGGAAAGCGCCTTTATTGACATGTCAGTAGTAGTCAAATAAAACTTTGCTCTCTCTATTCTTGCCATAATGACTTCCTGCATACAGGAAATGTGATAGATATCTTTATACAGGTGTTGAAAATAGGAGGTGCTCATGTGGACGGAAGCCGCCATTTCTTCCACAGTCCATTTTCTATGGGGAGTGTTATGGATATCCAGACGCAGACGGTTCATAAGAGGATAATATTTATTGTTATCGATACTGGCAGGAAGAGTAGCAATCTGAGTATCCAGGCTGTACAAAAGAATTCTCATAAGAGAATCCTGTAAGGCTTCGCGGTGGGGAGAACCCGCATGATTCTCCTGTACCAGCATACGAACAAAATTAGACAGGTAATTAATTTGTGGTAAATACACAGGCTGGTTCAGGGGTAACTTTAAAGTCTCCACCAGGGATGCTTCATCCGTAAAATCAAAATGAATCCAGTCATCATTATAATAGTCTTTATGGGAGCCATAATGCATATAGGTATTGCGGTCAAAGAGTATGGCCATATTTGGGCTGGTTATCTCTATTCTGCCATTTAACTCAAAAAAAGCCTCTGTCTTTACCAGAAGAAGTATATAGTTCCCTACACCGGTTTTACGAATAATATGAAATTTTGTTTTATGCTTGGAATCGTGTCCGCAATTGGTAACTTTAATCATAAAAACTCCTTGCCTATTGTAATAAACTGAAAAAATAAGCTTGTTTCATTATAATGCATTGCCTGGAGAAGTAAAAGATATTTAGAAGATTTTATCTGCAATAACAAAAAAAGGAACCTGCAAATGAAAAATTATAGAATTTCATTCGCAGATTCCTTTTAAGCTTACGCCATTTTAGCAAGAATACTCTTGGCCACGCTGATACCGTTGGCAGAAGCCTGCTGAAGACCTCTGGTTACAGAAGCACCGTCACCGATAGCACGAAGACCGGAAATGCTGGTTTCAAAATCTTTATCAACAACGACTTTATTGGAGTAAAACTTAACCTCTACACCATAGAGCAGCGTCTCATCACTTGCAATACCAGGAGTAACCTTATCAAGAGCAAGAATCATTTCCTTAATATCTACCATGATTCGATGAGGGAATACCAGTGACAGATCGCCGGGAACCGCATCCTTTAAGGTTGGAATAAGATTGTTCCTGCAAAGCCTCTCTTCTGTGGTCCTTCTTCCTCTCTGGAAATCACCAAAGGTCTGAACAAGGATTCTGCCGTCGCAGAGCATATTGCTCAACTGAGCGATGTATTTACCATACTCAATTGGTGTTTTAAAAGGCTTTGTAAAGTTCTTAGACACCAGAATAGCAAAGTTGGTATTGTTTGTCTTCATTTCTTTCGACTTATATGCATGTCCGTTAACAACAGCAAGACCATTTTCATAATATTCTGTTGCAACCTCTCCGGAGGGATTGGAGCAGAAGGTTCTTACCTTATCATCAAAGGTTGGAGTGTAGTACACGAGCTTTGCTTCATATAGATTCTTATTGAGGAATTCCATTACCTCATCACGAACCTCCACTCTGACACCGATATCTACAGTACCAACCCTGGTCTCGATACCATGGGACTGACAGATATGGCTGAACCAGTCAGAGCCTTCACGTCCGATAGCAGAAACGATTTCATCTGCATAATAAGTATTACCGTCAGCACAAACAACAGCCTGTACTTTCTTATCTTCTATAAGGATATCCTGTACCATGGTGTTAAATTTCATCTCTACGCCACTGGCTAAAAGGTGTTCCTGAAGTCTTGTATAGATTTTATAACCTTCTTCCGTACCTAAATGACGGATGGGACATTCTATCAATTTGAGATTGGCGTTTATAGCCCTTCTTCTGATTTCTCTGATTTCTTCGTCTTTATCAATGCCGTATACGCTTGTATCAGCACCGAAACTAAGGTAAATGTCATCGGATTCTTTTAGTAACTCAATGGTTTTCTCATATCCTAATATATCAGGAAGATTTCCGCCGACATCCGGGGATAAGGAAAGCTTACCGTCGGAGAAAGCTCCGGCACCGGCAAATCCTGTAGTAATGGAGCAGGGTTTACAGCCAACGCAATGTTTGGTTGTTCTCTTGGGGCACATTCTTTTTTCGATTGGGCGGCCTTTTTCTACCATAAGTATTTTCAGGTCTTTTTTCTCTTTGATGAGTTCATAGGCACAAAAAATACCGGAAGGACCGGCACCGATAATTATTACGTCGTATTTCTGCATTAAAACACTCCTTTTGTGAGGTAAAAGTTTCAAATTGCCAGAAAAATTCTATCACATTAGGGATGAGAGTGCAAGAAGATTCTGAAAGAAATATGGTATATCTTGTATACGGCTTATTTCCTATAACAATATCAGGTTATTTTAGGTACCAAATGAAAAATTTAGTAGTAATTTTAACTAATTAGTGCTATAATATAAAGAAGCAGGTTTTTTACTGTTCTATATGCCAGAGAGAGTATCCGAGACTTCTGAAAAGGTCATCCGCGCAGAAGTATAAACAGGGTGTTCTTTTCAGTAGTTTCGGAGCTTTGGCAAATCCACTATAATAAAGGAGATATTTCATGTACAAAAGTTTTTCCATGGAGCTTGCAGGAAGAACCCTTTCTGTAGACGTAGGCAGAGTAGCAGCTCAGGCAAACGGTGCAGCATTTATGCACTATGGCGATACTGTTGTTTTATCAACAGCAACAGCCTCTGATAAACCCAGAGAAGGAATCGATTTCTTCCCTTTGAGTGTTGAATATGAAGAGAAATTGTATGCAGTTGGTAAAATTCCCGGAGGATTTATTAAGAGAGAAGGAAAAGCCTCTGATAATGCAATTCTTACCTCACGTGTTATCGACAGACCTATGAGACCTCTGTTCCCTAAGGATTACAGAAATGATGTAACCCTAAATAATCTTGTAATGTGCGTAGATCAGGATTGCAGTCCTGAGCTTACCGCTATGCTTGGTTCTGCTATCGCAACAGCGATATCTGACATTCCTTTTGACGGTCCTACAGCCTCTACCATGGTTGGTATGGTTGATGGAGAACTGGTATTTAATCCCACCAGTGCCCAGAGAGAGAAATCTACCTTAAGCTTAACAGTAGCTTCCACCAAAGAAAAAGTTATCATGATTGAAGCAGGTGCTGCAGAATTACCGGAAGATAAGATGATTGAAGCAATTTTTGCTGCTCATGAATTGAATCAGAAAGTAATTGCTTTTATTGAGACCATTGTAGCAGAGTGCGGAAAACCCAAACATGATTACATCAAATGTGATACTCCCGCAGACCTCTATGAAGATATGGTTGCTTTTATTACACCTGAAGGAATGGAAGAAGCAGTATTTACTGATGTAAAGCAAGTTAGAGAAGAAAATATCCGTGCTATTACGGATAAGCTTGTAGAACGTTATCAGGAAACACATCCGGAATGGCTTCCATTACTGGGTGAAGCTATTTATAAATTCCAGAAGAAGACAGTTCGTAAGATGATTTTAAAGGATAAGAAGCGTCCTGACGGCCGTGACATTAATCAGATCAGACATCTTGCGGCAGAAGTTGATATACTTCCAAGAACTCACGGTTCTGCTATGTTTACAAGAGGTCAGACGCAGGTTCTTACCATAACAACTTTAGGAGCGCTTGCAGAAATCCAGAAGTTAGATGGTATCGATGAGAATGAAAAGACGAAGCGTTATATGCACCACTATAATTTCCCTTCTTACTCCGTAGGTGAGACCAGACCCTCCAGAGGACCTGGAAGACGTGAAATCGGTCATGGTGCCTTAGCTGAGAAGGCTTTAGTGCCTGTACTTCCTTCTGAGGAAGAATTCCCATATGCAATCCGTACCGTATCAGAAGTATTGGAGTCAAATGGTTCCACTTCTCAAGGAAGTATCTGTGCCTCCACGCTTTCTTTAATGGCAGCAGGTGTTCCTATTAAAAGCATGGTAGCAGGTATTTCTGTAGGTCTTGTAACCGGTGATACAGATGACGATTATATTATCCTTACAGATATTCAGGGACTTGAAGATTTCTTTGGAGACATGGACTTTAAGGTTGCAGGTACTCATAAGGGTATCACAGCTATTCAGATGGATATCAAGATTCACGGTCTTACCAGAGAAATTATTGAAAAAGCAATTTATCGTACAAAAGAAGC from Anaerocolumna sp. AGMB13020 encodes the following:
- a CDS encoding aldehyde dehydrogenase, with amino-acid sequence MEISKIVEEQKEFFHTNKTKNIPFRKAMLKTLLLAIHQKEEEILEAIYQDLGKSRAESYMAEISIVYTEIKEALKNLDKWSRPQRVRGTLATFPAKNYIYAEPYGATLILAPWNYPFNLSLAPLVGAMAAGNCAVIKCSKSSIHTAKIIRQIINETYPSKYVYCADPEIDYDEVVYQKYDYIFFTGSPAIGKVIMKAASENLTPVSLELGGKSPCIIDETANLRLAAKRIVWGKFLNAGQTCITIDYIVVDERVKETFVLYLQEEIEKRYKDAENKEGYPNIINKHHYERLCKLIDEEKVVIGGRRNAESRKIAPTILPEADFDHEVMEEEIFGPILPVIGYTKLEHMIKIIKERPKPLACYIFTENKKTADRLISEISYGGGCVNDVLLHIANHHMPFGGIGYSGMGGYHGKYSFETFSHKKSVIENKTTLDIPIRYAPFDERKFKLLKRFL
- a CDS encoding DsbA family oxidoreductase, whose amino-acid sequence is MKIEIWSDFACPFCYLGKRRLELALEDYDKKEDVEISFRSFELDPSAKKKYDESLHELIAGKYGISVEEAKASNSQIISQANEIGLNYNFEDIIPTNTFDAHRLTQYAKTKGKGMELTERIFRAYFEESLNISEHEILSALAEEVGLSKEAAMEVLTSDKYAEEVRQDEKSASRYAVRGVPYFLIDEKYAVSGAQPTETFLQVLRKFG
- a CDS encoding putative polysaccharide biosynthesis protein, which codes for MRHGNNRFVKQAMFLSITGILVKIIGVAYGVPLTNIIGDLGNTYYSSAYYVYSIILLICSYSIPMGLSKIMSERIAIGQHRTASRVFLCALLYVCLVGGGASLLTFFFADRIVDFKQSIITMKILAPTIFLSGILSVFRGYYQAKGTMLPTAISQLLEQLVNAAASIWFAITWTRLSLLKGSKTGIAEYGAAGGAAGTGAGVAVALIFILILFYVNRRKHKLKSYVVSDTAALSYKETFKLIFALLTPVILSTCLYNFVGIFDMKLYFKTVQIKSIDITADASLYGIFSRKYSPLANVPIAIAASMSATLVPVISTAFAKKEFQIVKSRIYSGMKYSMLFVIPAAFGLGALAEPILNLLFPNSDILAVHLLQIGSISIILYGMSTILNGVLQGIGKVNVPLMNSGAALLIHMAVLVPLLLFTELKIYAIIATIILYSLIICILNLIAVYRVLGYIQEIKQTFCIPILSAIIMSLAAMISYRLTDKLFSSTLLSPRISCGIGVILSVAVGAFVYFFTVLNLGNYEAELKRFPIFQLIILKKKRSNQKAA
- a CDS encoding polyribonucleotide nucleotidyltransferase gives rise to the protein MYKSFSMELAGRTLSVDVGRVAAQANGAAFMHYGDTVVLSTATASDKPREGIDFFPLSVEYEEKLYAVGKIPGGFIKREGKASDNAILTSRVIDRPMRPLFPKDYRNDVTLNNLVMCVDQDCSPELTAMLGSAIATAISDIPFDGPTASTMVGMVDGELVFNPTSAQREKSTLSLTVASTKEKVIMIEAGAAELPEDKMIEAIFAAHELNQKVIAFIETIVAECGKPKHDYIKCDTPADLYEDMVAFITPEGMEEAVFTDVKQVREENIRAITDKLVERYQETHPEWLPLLGEAIYKFQKKTVRKMILKDKKRPDGRDINQIRHLAAEVDILPRTHGSAMFTRGQTQVLTITTLGALAEIQKLDGIDENEKTKRYMHHYNFPSYSVGETRPSRGPGRREIGHGALAEKALVPVLPSEEEFPYAIRTVSEVLESNGSTSQGSICASTLSLMAAGVPIKSMVAGISVGLVTGDTDDDYIILTDIQGLEDFFGDMDFKVAGTHKGITAIQMDIKIHGLTREIIEKAIYRTKEARTYILNDIMAPCISEPRTEVGPYSPKIVQIKIDPTKIGDVVGQRGKTINAIIELTGVKIDITDDGSVSVCGVDSESIQKAIKLIQTITTDFVEGQIFEGKVVSIKEFGAFLEFAPGKEGMVHISKISKERIDKVEDVLSLGDIVKVVCLGKDKMGRISFSIKDVK
- a CDS encoding helix-turn-helix transcriptional regulator, whose amino-acid sequence is MIKVTNCGHDSKHKTKFHIIRKTGVGNYILLLVKTEAFFELNGRIEITSPNMAILFDRNTYMHYGSHKDYYNDDWIHFDFTDEASLVETLKLPLNQPVYLPQINYLSNFVRMLVQENHAGSPHREALQDSLMRILLYSLDTQIATLPASIDNNKYYPLMNRLRLDIHNTPHRKWTVEEMAASVHMSTSYFQHLYKDIYHISCMQEVIMARIERAKFYLTTTDMSIKALSDFCGYESDLHFIRQFKKKEGLTPTEYRQLYKPVQD
- a CDS encoding pirin family protein — encoded protein: MDDIRKIKRITKGEPGVDGAGVKLVRVIGYHDTKDYDPFLMMDAFDSHNPEDYVKGFPWHPHRGIETITYLIEGEIEHQDSLGNIGTIKNGDCQWMTAGSGIIHQEMPKPSNRMLGAQIWLNLPARYKMVAPKYGDIKHENIPLIKEEKSTVRIIAGDYKTTSGAFKAEYVKATYLDVEVEANSEWYYETEEDSTVFLYILNGEGSFEPVSNEVISEKQAVLFEKGKRVYVKSKENGIRFLLLSAKPLKEPIAWGGPVVMNTKEELNQAFRELDEDSFIK
- a CDS encoding NAD(P)/FAD-dependent oxidoreductase, giving the protein MQKYDVIIIGAGPSGIFCAYELIKEKKDLKILMVEKGRPIEKRMCPKRTTKHCVGCKPCSITTGFAGAGAFSDGKLSLSPDVGGNLPDILGYEKTIELLKESDDIYLSFGADTSVYGIDKDEEIREIRRRAINANLKLIECPIRHLGTEEGYKIYTRLQEHLLASGVEMKFNTMVQDILIEDKKVQAVVCADGNTYYADEIVSAIGREGSDWFSHICQSHGIETRVGTVDIGVRVEVRDEVMEFLNKNLYEAKLVYYTPTFDDKVRTFCSNPSGEVATEYYENGLAVVNGHAYKSKEMKTNNTNFAILVSKNFTKPFKTPIEYGKYIAQLSNMLCDGRILVQTFGDFQRGRRTTEERLCRNNLIPTLKDAVPGDLSLVFPHRIMVDIKEMILALDKVTPGIASDETLLYGVEVKFYSNKVVVDKDFETSISGLRAIGDGASVTRGLQQASANGISVAKSILAKMA